In Nitrospirota bacterium, one DNA window encodes the following:
- a CDS encoding 4Fe-4S dicluster domain-containing protein, whose product MKGRIVIGRELCKGCGNCIEACPMKLIAMTKQFNKVGYFIASPVEVAKCTGCAICANMCPEIAITVYRDE is encoded by the coding sequence GTGAAAGGCAGAATAGTAATTGGTCGGGAATTATGCAAAGGCTGCGGCAACTGCATTGAGGCCTGCCCCATGAAGCTCATTGCCATGACTAAGCAGTTTAACAAAGTAGGATATTTTATTGCGAGCCCGGTGGAGGTTGCGAAGTGTACCGGGTGCGCAATCTGTGCGAACATGTGTCCGGAGATTGCTATTACGGTATATCGGGATGAATAA